A window of the Gossypium hirsutum isolate 1008001.06 chromosome A03, Gossypium_hirsutum_v2.1, whole genome shotgun sequence genome harbors these coding sequences:
- the LOC107887189 gene encoding nudix hydrolase 4 has translation MGGISGLLMKFPSLIHFLLSLLEKIPARLPMPIEKLVSRVSYPRTGRHLQRYNNRGFRLVVGCIPYRYRESEDAKSIEEAIEVLVINAQNGKGILFPKGGWEKDESMEEAAIRETVEEAGVVGVIECKLGKWCYKSKRQSIYHEGHMFGLLVKQELDGWPEKNIRKREWVTVSKAREECPHLWMIEALEELVWRQTQAGAAQGGSK, from the exons ATGGGAGGGATATCGGGGTTGCTTATGAAATTTCCCTCATTGATCCACTTTTTGTTGTCTCTCCTGGAGAAAATCCCTGCGAGATTGCCTATGCCAATTGAGAAATTGGTTTCTCGTGTTTCATATCCTCGCACCGGCAGGCACTTGCAGCGCTATAATAACAGAGGCTTCCGCTTAGTTGTTGG GTGCATTCCCTACAGATACAGGGAAAGCGAAGATGCCAAGTCAATTGAGGAAGCGATTGAAGTTCTTGTAATAAATGCACAAAATGGGAAAGGGATATTATTCCCCAAAGGGGGTTGGGAGAAAGATGAATCCATGGAAGAAGCTGCCATTAGAGAGACGGTTGAGGAAGCCGGTGTAGTTGGCGTCATCGAA TGTAAATTAGGTAAATGGTGTTATAAGAGCAAAAGGCAAAGTATATACCATGAAGGCCACATGTTTGGTCTGCTTGTGAAGCAAGAGTTAGATGGATGGCCTGAGAAAAACATCCGAAAACGGGAATGG GTGACAGTGTCGAAAGCTAGAGAAGAATGCCCGCATTTGTGGATGATAGAAGCCTTAGAAGAGTTGGTTTGGCGACAAACGCAGGCAGGTGCGGCCCAAGGAGGAAGTAAATGA